Proteins encoded within one genomic window of Nitrospina gracilis 3/211:
- a CDS encoding glucose-6-phosphate isomerase, producing the protein MNNLTLNIDNIKLFISDEELSSMQGEVERVHQLLESGQGPGSNYLGWLHLPSLMEEAEIAAIEETAAAIRAQCDAFVVIGIGGSYLGARAAITFCNPLLGGAKGAPEILYAGHNISGDYLSDLLDALKGKRVCLNVISKSGTTTEPAIAFRILKEALEKEVGVEEAKKRIVATTDEKKGALKQLADAEGYKTFVIPDDVGGRYSVLTPVGLLPIAVAGIDIRKLLQGARDEEATATASSDFNLNAACRYAAVRNLLYMQGKTTEVMASFHPALQYVAEWWKQLTGESEGKNHRGLYPASVEYTTDLHSMGQWMQEGRRTIFETFLRVGYSNRDIKIPKMEDDRDGLNYLAGKKLDHVNEKAFEGTAQAHLAGGVPNMTLTLNNREPETLGQLFYFFERAIALSGYLLHVNPFDQPGVEFYKKNMFQLLNKPGYGKR; encoded by the coding sequence ATGAACAACCTCACCCTCAATATTGACAACATCAAACTATTCATTTCCGACGAGGAACTGAGCAGCATGCAGGGCGAGGTCGAGCGGGTTCATCAGCTTCTGGAGTCCGGGCAGGGACCGGGCAGCAATTACCTGGGCTGGCTGCATCTGCCGTCTCTCATGGAAGAGGCGGAAATCGCGGCTATCGAGGAAACTGCCGCCGCCATCCGCGCGCAGTGCGATGCGTTCGTGGTCATCGGCATCGGCGGCTCCTACCTGGGCGCGCGCGCGGCGATCACTTTCTGCAATCCGTTGCTGGGTGGAGCCAAAGGCGCTCCGGAAATCCTTTACGCCGGGCACAATATCAGCGGCGACTACCTTTCGGATCTGTTGGATGCGCTGAAGGGCAAGCGCGTGTGTCTGAACGTTATCTCCAAATCCGGCACGACGACGGAACCGGCCATTGCCTTCCGCATTCTGAAAGAAGCCCTGGAAAAGGAAGTGGGGGTTGAAGAGGCGAAGAAGCGCATTGTCGCCACCACTGATGAGAAAAAAGGGGCCCTCAAGCAACTGGCCGATGCGGAAGGGTACAAAACGTTTGTCATTCCGGATGATGTGGGCGGACGTTATTCCGTGTTGACGCCGGTGGGCCTGCTCCCCATCGCCGTGGCGGGGATCGATATCCGCAAGCTACTGCAGGGGGCGCGGGACGAAGAAGCTACGGCCACCGCGAGTTCGGACTTCAATCTCAATGCCGCCTGCCGCTACGCGGCGGTGCGCAACCTGCTTTATATGCAGGGCAAGACCACGGAGGTGATGGCGTCGTTTCATCCCGCGCTTCAGTACGTGGCGGAATGGTGGAAGCAGTTGACCGGCGAAAGCGAGGGCAAGAATCACCGCGGGCTGTATCCTGCGTCCGTGGAATACACCACCGACCTGCACTCGATGGGGCAGTGGATGCAGGAGGGCCGGCGCACCATTTTCGAAACGTTTCTGCGCGTGGGGTACTCCAACCGCGACATTAAGATTCCAAAGATGGAGGACGACCGGGATGGGCTGAACTACCTGGCCGGTAAGAAACTGGATCACGTCAACGAAAAGGCTTTCGAAGGCACCGCCCAGGCGCATCTGGCGGGCGGGGTTCCGAACATGACCCTCACATTGAATAACCGGGAGCCGGAGACACTGGGCCAGTTGTTTTATTTTTTCGAAAGGGCCATTGCCCTGTCCGGATACCTGTTGCACGTCAACCCCTTCGATCAGCCGGGAGTCGAATTTTACAAGAAAAACATGTTTCAACTATTGAACAAACCAGGATACGGAAAGAGGTAA
- a CDS encoding Slp family lipoprotein — protein MFRWKSLLAGLVLAGVAFGCAHPISGSLREQTNMEFSLQRIMQRPEHFTGEKVVLGGIIVQTRNYKGWSEVEIIEVPLTWTGRLDDRDESSGRVILRYEGFLEPEIYSKDREITVGGTVTGSKTGTIDNAEYKYVVVSVEELRLWEKNEYVYYGYPYYGYWGYWGPYYSPAWYYRRGPYWW, from the coding sequence ATGTTTCGATGGAAAAGCCTGCTTGCCGGGCTGGTTCTGGCCGGGGTGGCGTTCGGATGTGCTCATCCGATATCCGGTTCCCTGCGCGAACAGACGAACATGGAATTCAGCCTGCAGCGTATCATGCAGAGGCCTGAACATTTTACCGGGGAAAAGGTGGTGCTGGGAGGCATCATTGTCCAGACTCGCAATTACAAAGGGTGGTCGGAGGTCGAGATCATTGAGGTGCCTTTGACCTGGACCGGACGTCTGGACGACCGGGATGAGTCCTCCGGCCGGGTCATCCTGCGGTATGAAGGATTTCTGGAGCCGGAGATTTACAGCAAGGACCGGGAGATTACCGTTGGAGGCACCGTGACCGGATCGAAGACCGGTACCATTGACAATGCAGAATACAAATACGTCGTCGTGAGCGTTGAGGAACTCCGTCTATGGGAGAAAAACGAATACGTTTATTACGGCTACCCCTACTATGGTTATTGGGGATATTGGGGGCCGTACTATTCGCCCGCCTGGTATTACCGTCGGGGGCCTTACTGGTGGTGA
- a CDS encoding Slp family lipoprotein, with amino-acid sequence MVTDIKIKKVGLLCIWVLGMGGCAGVISSDLVKASRPQAPFTEIRSTPQDHLGRNVVLGGSILNVKKEGTVTVVEVLQRPLGHHL; translated from the coding sequence GTGGTGACAGACATAAAAATTAAAAAGGTGGGGCTTCTGTGTATTTGGGTGCTGGGAATGGGAGGGTGTGCCGGAGTCATCTCTTCCGATCTGGTGAAGGCAAGCAGGCCGCAGGCCCCATTCACAGAAATCCGCAGCACACCCCAGGATCATCTGGGCCGCAATGTGGTCCTGGGCGGAAGCATCCTAAATGTCAAGAAAGAGGGGACAGTGACCGTGGTGGAAGTGCTTCAAAGGCCTTTGGGGCACCATCTGC
- a CDS encoding Slp family lipoprotein, giving the protein MEPKREITVAGKVTDETMRPLDFTTYTYPVIQVEEYHLWPKWKQPSPPRVNFYGGASGSF; this is encoded by the coding sequence CTGGAACCGAAACGGGAGATCACGGTAGCGGGCAAGGTGACAGACGAAACGATGCGTCCACTGGATTTTACCACTTACACCTATCCGGTGATCCAGGTCGAGGAATACCACCTGTGGCCGAAATGGAAGCAGCCCAGTCCGCCAAGGGTTAATTTTTATGGGGGCGCTTCAGGGTCCTTTTAG
- the hemB gene encoding porphobilinogen synthase has translation MPFPIHRPRRLRKSAAIQRMVRETVLTPDDLILPLFVCEGKNVRTPIGSMPGIDRLSIDLLGQEVKEAHSLGIPAVILFGIPDHKDAQGTEAYNPDGVVQRAIREIKSKVPEMVVVTDVCIDEYTDHGHCGLVEGDEVVNDPTLELLARMSLTHADCGADIVAPSDMMDGRVQAIRKALDENSHQSTLIMSYAAKYASAFYGPFREAADSAPQFGDRRSYQMDPGNSDEALREVEQDIEEGADILMVKPALPYLDIIRRVRDTFPVPLAAYNVSGEYSMLMAAAEKGWVDGDRVMLEVLLSIKRAGAQMILTYSAMPAARLLNG, from the coding sequence ATGCCGTTTCCCATTCACAGACCCCGTCGGCTTCGCAAATCGGCCGCCATCCAGCGCATGGTGCGCGAAACCGTGCTGACGCCGGACGACCTCATCCTGCCGCTGTTCGTGTGCGAGGGCAAAAACGTGCGCACGCCCATCGGGTCCATGCCGGGCATCGACCGCCTGTCGATCGACTTGCTTGGGCAAGAAGTGAAGGAAGCGCATTCCCTGGGCATTCCCGCGGTCATCCTGTTTGGCATCCCGGACCACAAGGACGCTCAGGGCACCGAGGCGTACAATCCCGACGGCGTGGTCCAGCGGGCCATACGCGAAATCAAATCCAAAGTGCCGGAGATGGTGGTCGTCACCGACGTGTGCATCGATGAATACACCGATCACGGTCATTGCGGCCTGGTGGAAGGCGACGAGGTGGTCAACGATCCCACCCTGGAGTTGCTGGCCCGCATGTCTCTCACGCACGCCGATTGCGGCGCGGACATTGTGGCCCCGTCTGACATGATGGACGGGCGGGTGCAGGCCATTAGGAAGGCGTTGGACGAAAACAGCCACCAGAGCACCCTCATCATGTCTTATGCCGCCAAATACGCTTCGGCATTTTACGGACCGTTCCGCGAAGCGGCGGATTCCGCACCCCAGTTCGGCGACCGGCGGTCGTACCAGATGGACCCCGGCAACAGCGACGAAGCTCTGCGCGAGGTGGAGCAGGATATCGAGGAAGGTGCGGACATCCTGATGGTCAAGCCTGCACTGCCCTACCTGGACATCATCCGCCGGGTACGCGACACCTTTCCGGTTCCCCTTGCCGCGTACAATGTGAGCGGTGAGTATTCCATGCTGATGGCCGCCGCCGAAAAAGGGTGGGTCGATGGCGACCGAGTGATGCTGGAAGTCCTGCTCAGCATCAAGCGTGCGGGCGCCCAGATGATCCTGACGTACTCCGCCATGCCTGCCGCCCGTCTCCTGAACGGTTGA
- a CDS encoding biotin--[acetyl-CoA-carboxylase] ligase, giving the protein MPYSQEELDAIQNQLQTLPWAGKIIAYDQVDSTNDLAKNLLFQGAEEGAVVLADSQTKGKGRLGRSWYSEPDTGLYFSLILKPTLDQDEIPHLTLMAAVAVVEALNQIDSQNATLKWPNDILLNNRKLGGILSEQVVDGPHPGVVIGIGLNVSQAGFPEDIAGLATSILIETGTHPARYELLINIIRNLYSYYQILLEDNVGLILSHWRQNTRMLGTPILLRHGNRTHSGIAMDLDDDGRLVVHLDSGEEIAFESGEVTLRQ; this is encoded by the coding sequence ATGCCTTACTCACAGGAAGAACTGGATGCGATTCAAAATCAATTGCAAACCCTTCCCTGGGCCGGGAAAATTATAGCTTATGATCAGGTGGATTCCACCAACGATCTCGCGAAAAATTTGCTGTTTCAGGGTGCCGAAGAAGGCGCCGTCGTCCTCGCGGATTCTCAAACCAAAGGCAAGGGGCGTCTCGGCCGCAGTTGGTATTCCGAGCCGGACACGGGGCTCTACTTTTCACTGATCCTGAAGCCCACACTCGACCAAGACGAGATTCCCCACCTGACCCTCATGGCGGCAGTGGCCGTGGTGGAAGCCCTCAACCAGATTGACTCGCAGAACGCCACCCTCAAATGGCCCAACGACATCCTGCTTAACAACCGCAAGCTGGGCGGCATCCTGTCAGAGCAAGTGGTGGATGGCCCGCATCCCGGGGTGGTCATTGGCATCGGCCTCAATGTGAGTCAGGCCGGGTTTCCTGAGGATATCGCCGGTCTCGCCACCTCCATACTGATTGAAACCGGAACTCACCCAGCCCGTTACGAATTATTGATCAATATTATTAGAAATTTATATAGCTACTATCAGATTTTACTTGAAGATAATGTAGGGCTTATCTTATCCCACTGGAGGCAGAACACACGCATGCTGGGCACACCCATTCTACTCCGGCACGGCAACCGGACTCATTCCGGCATCGCCATGGATCTGGATGACGATGGCCGGCTGGTGGTGCACCTCGATTCCGGAGAGGAGATCGCTTTCGAAAGTGGCGAGGTGACGCTCCGCCAGTAG
- a CDS encoding DUF2062 domain-containing protein, with protein MESIKRACKYFYYRFIRLQASPEKLAWGMALGLFISTTPTFGFQMALGFVTAAFFRVSKLCALIGVQVTNALTAPFVYAGTYYLGAVILNRPFKQEYLENLSWGSLWEMGPDVFASLWVGE; from the coding sequence ATGGAATCCATTAAAAGAGCCTGCAAATATTTTTACTATCGGTTTATCCGGTTGCAGGCGAGCCCCGAAAAGCTGGCATGGGGGATGGCGTTGGGTCTGTTCATCAGCACGACGCCCACGTTTGGGTTCCAGATGGCTCTGGGTTTCGTGACAGCCGCGTTCTTTCGGGTCAGCAAGCTGTGCGCCCTGATCGGGGTGCAGGTCACCAACGCCCTCACAGCTCCTTTCGTCTATGCTGGGACCTATTATCTGGGGGCGGTGATTCTGAACCGCCCGTTCAAACAGGAATACCTGGAAAACCTGTCCTGGGGCAGTTTGTGGGAGATGGGACCGGATGTATTTGCTTCGCTTTGGGTGGGGGAGTGA
- a CDS encoding transglycosylase domain-containing protein, which translates to MLRSILEKTVFVLYTLLVLFVCVAAGVYWNLRDDLPQLPDSLEKINLSLPTEIYSADGEIIKVLGQRHPVNLENISPLFLKAIIAVEDSRFYQHSGLDHIGLARALYVNLQRRAIVQGGSTLTQQLAKNLFFSFERDWVRKVKELLVALQMETTFTKNEILEAYCNQVYFGSGAYGVEEAAQEYFAKRAQDLNLLQAAMLAGLPNSPNNANPFINPERAMRRTQAVLARMEREGYISRTDREKALQMELGLVNPRIESNPNQYFVRFVIDKLAEDYGKEFVHYGGLKIYTTLDTRFQQLAHRSVETHLKYLEKRELKSGLEDPLQAALVMLDNRTGAIRALLGGRNYSESQFNRAVSNNRMPGSAFKPIVYMAAFEKLGYHPATVVEDEPTRFPIPGSEPWEPSNFGNKYMGPVILKKALMNSLNTVSAKLVYNLTPRRVIQTARQFGITSPLGDNLSLALGTSGVSPLEMAAAYSVIANQGILNEPYFVQRIEDFRGNVLYQHFFHGVQRFSSKTVYPLLNMMQGVMDEGTGRVVRQLGFHHPSGGKTGTTNDYKDAWFIGFTKEYAASVWVGYDNNQPVIDKNGNGLTGSRGAAPIWAYFMDKALEGKGRVNFPKPEGIKFQKVDTKTGYLPDLMTMEEMEIAVKEELNLEKPVTPETEVIPPVPPDREVTTVPAPMEDDALPKL; encoded by the coding sequence TTGCTCCGAAGCATTCTGGAAAAAACCGTATTTGTGCTGTACACCCTGCTCGTGCTGTTTGTATGCGTGGCCGCCGGGGTGTACTGGAACCTGCGCGACGACCTGCCACAGTTGCCGGATAGTTTGGAGAAGATCAATCTCAGCCTGCCTACCGAAATCTATTCGGCCGATGGCGAAATCATCAAAGTCCTCGGCCAGCGCCACCCGGTGAACCTGGAAAACATCTCACCCCTTTTTCTAAAAGCCATCATTGCCGTCGAAGACTCGCGGTTTTACCAGCACAGCGGACTCGATCACATCGGCCTCGCCCGCGCGCTCTATGTGAACCTGCAACGCCGGGCCATCGTGCAGGGTGGCAGCACGCTCACCCAGCAATTGGCGAAAAACCTGTTCTTTTCGTTCGAGCGCGACTGGGTGCGCAAGGTGAAGGAATTGCTGGTCGCACTGCAGATGGAGACCACCTTCACTAAAAATGAAATCCTGGAAGCCTACTGCAACCAGGTTTACTTCGGGAGTGGGGCTTATGGTGTAGAGGAGGCGGCACAGGAGTACTTCGCCAAACGCGCACAGGACCTCAATCTCCTGCAGGCGGCCATGCTCGCGGGCCTGCCCAATTCGCCCAACAACGCCAACCCGTTCATCAATCCCGAACGTGCCATGCGCCGCACGCAGGCGGTGCTGGCCCGCATGGAACGGGAAGGCTACATCAGCCGCACCGACCGCGAAAAGGCCCTGCAAATGGAGCTCGGCCTCGTCAATCCGCGCATCGAATCCAACCCGAACCAGTATTTTGTGCGGTTCGTCATCGATAAGCTGGCGGAGGATTACGGTAAGGAGTTTGTGCATTATGGCGGGCTCAAAATCTACACCACGCTTGATACACGCTTTCAGCAACTGGCGCACCGTTCCGTGGAAACGCACCTCAAATACCTGGAGAAGCGGGAACTGAAGTCCGGTCTGGAGGACCCGCTACAAGCCGCCTTGGTGATGCTGGACAACCGCACCGGCGCCATCCGCGCCCTGTTGGGGGGACGTAATTATTCAGAGAGCCAGTTCAACCGCGCTGTGTCGAACAACCGCATGCCCGGCTCCGCCTTCAAACCCATCGTGTACATGGCGGCGTTTGAGAAACTGGGTTACCACCCGGCGACGGTGGTGGAGGACGAACCCACCCGCTTCCCAATCCCCGGTAGCGAACCGTGGGAACCCAGCAACTTCGGCAACAAGTACATGGGCCCGGTCATCCTGAAAAAAGCGTTGATGAATTCGCTCAACACCGTTTCCGCAAAACTCGTGTACAACCTCACCCCGCGCCGCGTCATCCAGACGGCCCGGCAGTTCGGCATCACCAGTCCGCTGGGTGACAACCTGTCGCTGGCGCTCGGCACCTCCGGCGTATCACCCTTGGAGATGGCCGCCGCCTACAGTGTCATCGCCAACCAGGGGATCCTCAACGAACCGTACTTCGTGCAACGCATTGAGGATTTCCGCGGCAACGTGCTGTACCAGCATTTTTTCCACGGCGTGCAGCGGTTCTCGTCGAAAACCGTCTATCCGCTTCTCAACATGATGCAAGGCGTCATGGACGAAGGCACCGGGCGTGTGGTGCGGCAGTTGGGGTTTCACCATCCCTCGGGCGGCAAGACCGGCACCACCAACGACTACAAGGACGCGTGGTTCATAGGCTTCACCAAGGAATACGCGGCGAGTGTGTGGGTGGGTTACGACAACAACCAGCCGGTGATTGATAAAAACGGCAATGGGCTGACCGGGTCGCGCGGTGCCGCCCCCATCTGGGCGTATTTCATGGACAAGGCGCTGGAAGGCAAGGGGCGGGTGAACTTTCCCAAGCCGGAAGGCATCAAGTTTCAGAAAGTCGATACGAAGACCGGATACCTGCCGGACCTCATGACGATGGAGGAAATGGAAATCGCGGTCAAGGAAGAGCTCAACCTGGAAAAGCCGGTCACGCCGGAGACCGAGGTGATCCCGCCGGTGCCACCGGACCGGGAGGTGACCACCGTTCCCGCTCCAATGGAGGACGATGCTCTACCAAAGCTTTAA
- a CDS encoding SPOR domain-containing protein, giving the protein MLYQSFKYYFVRLGISFFLMMTAGFAALFFIHEIALSGLTFDDRPIKWGVVVISLFFGFLVFGMFGEHRFMKALDGLKWIDLQMPVKEVLPKFKALLRFTESSYFLPGHGRRLKEKVIRQYAQYLLSIGAEDRQALNIYLKAFLQDPSETAYRDMIVSVLTQKGNLEHAEIDLLLLILTKEKYADREILNFLVSIFLNQQTFSNKSEPVFLQALEKNAPQSDEIIAFLVPILAQKERKDPYSVQFYLNALDRAHPDQRTVLEDLIASSFCEERFRVVDPVLHQRCEAVFQRLAPDRQAQLMTAASDRTVAEKWKQVKLLRGEDARQVQRMNRETGVERSFGSALWEKLGGVVRAGREALRATVFKLFDGLNWVGGLPLKYKLNALFVLMGGVALAVWMGQGGGLPGDGTKEEETTKPIAVSPPNMAQKGVSKMHTIQVAAVNRKANADEIVDALKRKQVQGVYVLKTKRKSNGYWYKVRIGKFGSVDEAQKYAQNLVEQNIISNYFLVSLGTGNKASRG; this is encoded by the coding sequence ATGCTCTACCAAAGCTTTAAATACTATTTTGTGCGTCTCGGCATCTCGTTTTTCCTGATGATGACTGCGGGTTTCGCCGCGCTGTTTTTCATCCACGAAATCGCGCTGTCCGGTCTCACTTTCGACGACCGCCCCATCAAGTGGGGCGTGGTGGTGATCTCCCTTTTCTTCGGCTTTCTGGTTTTCGGCATGTTCGGCGAACACCGCTTCATGAAGGCGCTCGACGGCCTCAAATGGATCGACCTGCAAATGCCGGTGAAGGAGGTCCTGCCGAAGTTCAAAGCGCTCCTGCGGTTTACCGAGTCGTCGTATTTCCTGCCGGGTCACGGCCGCAGGCTGAAAGAAAAAGTCATCCGTCAGTACGCTCAGTACCTGCTCAGCATCGGTGCGGAAGACCGACAGGCGCTCAATATTTACCTCAAGGCGTTTTTGCAGGACCCGTCGGAGACGGCGTACCGCGACATGATCGTCTCCGTGCTGACTCAAAAAGGGAACCTCGAACATGCCGAGATCGATCTCCTGCTGCTCATCCTGACCAAGGAAAAATACGCCGACCGGGAGATTCTGAATTTCCTTGTCTCCATCTTCCTGAACCAGCAGACGTTCTCCAATAAATCCGAGCCGGTGTTCCTGCAGGCGCTGGAGAAAAATGCGCCGCAGTCGGATGAGATCATCGCCTTTCTCGTGCCCATTCTTGCTCAAAAGGAGAGGAAGGACCCGTATTCGGTGCAGTTTTACCTGAACGCCCTCGATCGTGCGCATCCAGACCAGAGAACAGTGCTGGAGGACCTCATCGCTTCCAGTTTCTGTGAAGAACGGTTCCGCGTGGTGGACCCGGTTTTGCACCAGAGGTGCGAGGCGGTGTTTCAGCGGCTGGCCCCGGACCGGCAGGCGCAGTTGATGACGGCCGCCAGCGATCGCACGGTGGCCGAGAAATGGAAGCAGGTGAAGCTGTTGCGCGGCGAGGACGCACGGCAGGTCCAGCGCATGAACCGCGAGACAGGGGTCGAGCGATCTTTCGGCTCGGCTCTGTGGGAGAAACTGGGTGGTGTGGTCCGCGCCGGGCGCGAGGCCCTGCGCGCGACGGTGTTCAAACTGTTCGATGGACTCAACTGGGTCGGCGGTCTGCCGCTGAAATACAAACTCAACGCCCTGTTTGTTTTGATGGGGGGTGTGGCGCTCGCCGTGTGGATGGGGCAGGGCGGGGGACTCCCAGGCGATGGCACCAAGGAAGAAGAAACGACAAAACCGATCGCCGTGTCGCCTCCTAACATGGCCCAAAAAGGCGTGAGCAAAATGCACACCATCCAGGTCGCCGCGGTCAATCGCAAGGCCAATGCCGACGAGATCGTGGACGCCCTGAAACGCAAACAGGTGCAGGGTGTGTATGTGCTGAAAACGAAGCGGAAATCAAACGGTTACTGGTACAAGGTGCGCATCGGCAAGTTCGGTTCGGTGGACGAGGCACAAAAATATGCGCAAAACCTGGTCGAACAAAATATAATCAGTAATTATTTCCTGGTCTCGCTGGGGACCGGAAACAAAGCCTCACGCGGTTGA
- a CDS encoding helix-turn-helix domain-containing protein, translating to MSILAQNMRTIRKELKCTQSAMADILKVGFRTYVRYEAGERDAPVSILVKMARLGNVSLEQLLTQKVDRFNITPVDLETFDMNPPVVKSANFRTGHIVFKKPARETLLTIDESEKKVLSLFRKMSTDEQNRCLKNIESQFKPSAASTKAVRTDVIKALPEAQILADEPQSIVKKTRLNRPRKRGRPGRTREDKKLLREKIDRLKKITKSAPKITVR from the coding sequence ATGTCCATTCTGGCGCAAAATATGCGGACCATCCGCAAGGAACTGAAGTGCACTCAATCCGCGATGGCGGACATTCTGAAGGTGGGTTTTCGCACCTATGTCCGTTATGAAGCGGGAGAGCGCGACGCCCCGGTTTCCATCCTTGTGAAAATGGCGAGGCTCGGAAACGTTTCCCTTGAGCAGTTGCTGACTCAGAAAGTGGACCGGTTCAACATCACCCCGGTCGACCTGGAAACGTTCGACATGAATCCACCAGTGGTCAAATCGGCGAACTTCCGTACCGGTCACATCGTGTTCAAAAAGCCTGCGCGCGAAACCCTGCTCACCATTGATGAATCGGAGAAGAAAGTGTTGTCCCTGTTCCGCAAGATGTCCACGGACGAGCAGAACCGGTGCCTGAAAAACATCGAGAGTCAATTTAAACCGTCTGCCGCATCCACTAAGGCGGTTCGCACGGATGTGATCAAGGCTCTTCCGGAAGCCCAGATCCTGGCGGACGAGCCACAGTCGATAGTGAAAAAAACACGTCTCAACCGCCCGCGAAAGCGAGGTCGCCCGGGGCGCACCCGCGAGGACAAGAAACTCCTGCGGGAAAAGATCGACCGTCTGAAAAAGATCACCAAATCCGCTCCCAAAATCACCGTGAGATGA
- a CDS encoding radical SAM protein: MDQQILNDVLRQEIREGKIPLSLGKTCPVECTFCYEKDHSYRPTVDVPRTTEQQWQNILEEIKRIPTRPGHSWLLGGNEYMEWTDIFLHPRVMDWLQEFLDTTDKSVTFFTVGFVQPERIHRLAERYPGRISFELSVITLGEYRKKLLPHGPTVRQLMKILDGPAVTSANFYSFGPNTMSEDAQTISRINKNCLLWMGCLTPLKYIDRETSHLMRQGRHYLAEESRKIYYADLPNTQMLHTEPYISTFLARNKILKTFDACELEKNDHVVVSGCVYRILQTFRRHRARFLYVPNDTLGGDSDCSTLLTFNDISKRLTHETRVYIPKVIMEHPSRGERDISGVTFDEFKSWFPRTRFRILHKVNTQVSNKKLYEKGYLKNYVEDYLGNPLHKKVEAVPLPN; this comes from the coding sequence ATGGACCAGCAAATCTTGAACGATGTCCTCCGCCAGGAGATACGGGAGGGCAAGATTCCTCTCAGTCTGGGCAAAACCTGCCCGGTCGAGTGCACATTCTGCTACGAAAAAGATCACAGCTACCGCCCCACCGTCGATGTGCCCCGCACCACGGAGCAACAGTGGCAGAATATCCTTGAAGAAATTAAAAGGATCCCGACACGCCCGGGCCATTCCTGGCTTCTGGGTGGCAATGAATACATGGAATGGACGGACATCTTCCTGCATCCCCGGGTGATGGACTGGCTGCAAGAGTTTCTGGACACGACCGATAAAAGCGTCACGTTTTTTACGGTTGGTTTTGTCCAACCGGAACGCATTCATCGCCTGGCCGAGCGTTACCCGGGGCGCATCAGCTTCGAACTGTCTGTCATCACCCTGGGTGAGTACCGCAAAAAGCTTCTGCCGCATGGCCCCACCGTGCGCCAGCTCATGAAGATTCTGGACGGGCCCGCCGTCACCTCCGCCAACTTTTATTCCTTCGGACCCAACACCATGTCCGAAGACGCGCAGACCATTTCCCGCATCAACAAAAACTGCCTGCTGTGGATGGGGTGTCTCACCCCACTCAAATACATCGACCGGGAAACGTCGCACCTCATGCGTCAGGGGCGACACTACCTGGCGGAGGAAAGCCGCAAAATCTATTACGCCGATCTGCCGAACACGCAGATGCTCCACACCGAGCCTTACATATCCACCTTTCTCGCGCGCAATAAAATTCTCAAAACCTTCGACGCCTGCGAACTGGAGAAAAACGATCATGTGGTTGTTTCCGGGTGCGTGTACCGCATTCTCCAGACATTCCGCCGGCACAGGGCGCGTTTCCTGTATGTGCCGAACGACACCCTGGGGGGTGACTCGGACTGTTCGACCCTGCTCACGTTCAACGATATATCCAAACGATTGACCCACGAGACCCGGGTTTATATTCCCAAGGTAATCATGGAGCATCCCTCACGCGGGGAAAGGGACATCTCCGGCGTCACGTTCGACGAATTCAAAAGCTGGTTTCCGCGAACCCGGTTCCGGATCCTGCACAAGGTCAACACGCAGGTGTCCAACAAGAAACTGTACGAAAAGGGGTATCTTAAAAATTATGTGGAGGATTACCTGGGCAACCCTCTGCATAAAAAGGTGGAGGCGGTGCCGCTTCCAAACTGA